The window CCTCTGAAACAAACGAACAAAACAACAAAGAAAAGCGAGTTGATCAAGAACAAGAGCGGCTGAAAACAGCGAATGCCCAAATGGAGGCCAAGAAAAAAATCGATAAAATTCAAGACCCGAACGAAAAGGTCGAACAGCTGGTCAAAGCCATGACATTAGAACAAAAAGTGGGACAACTGCTGATGGTAGGGTTTAAAAACCCTGTTCCAAACAAGAAAATTGCCGATCTGATTGAACACAAATATATCGGCGGTGTTATCTATTATGATCGAAACATGAAATCGGCAAAACAAACAGCGGAATTGTCCAATTCGTTGCAGCAGTCTGCTCTTAAATCCAATCCTTTTTCCATTCCATTAATGATTGGAGTGGACCAAGAAGGCGGGGATATTCTGCGCATGAGAAATCAAGTATCGCCTATTCCTTCCCAACAGGAATTAGGAAAATACGCTTCACCACAAGAAGTTTATTCGATCGCTAAACTCAATGGCGAAGAATTAGCGTCTATGGGTATTTCAATCAATTTCGCTCCCGTTTTGGATTTGTCGGCGAAAGATAGCCGCTCGCTTGGCAGCCAGCCCGAAGACGTTTATGAAAAAGGAACAATGGTGTTAAAAGGATTAAACGATTCCCATATTACCGGCGTCTTAAAACACTTTCCGGGAAACGGGCGCAGTTCAATCGATCCGCATATT of the Bacillus smithii genome contains:
- a CDS encoding glycoside hydrolase family 3 protein, whose protein sequence is MQKKKTLYILCLVIAAACALAVWHFQSVPNPAKLASETNEQNNKEKRVDQEQERLKTANAQMEAKKKIDKIQDPNEKVEQLVKAMTLEQKVGQLLMVGFKNPVPNKKIADLIEHKYIGGVIYYDRNMKSAKQTAELSNSLQQSALKSNPFSIPLMIGVDQEGGDILRMRNQVSPIPSQQELGKYASPQEVYSIAKLNGEELASMGISINFAPVLDLSAKDSRSLGSQPEDVYEKGTMVLKGLNDSHITGVLKHFPGNGRSSIDPHIDTSSVKANQLDLENSDIYPFKRIIQETDPQNFFVMVTHLKYPAYDAKKPASLSSIIIQKLLRNKLGYKGIVVTDDLEMGAVNKYYSYKDLGKDALNAGADLLLVCHEYEHQLEVYNGIIEAVHKGEVKPSRIDEAVKRILLFKLSTVDQPIVDANKADQIVGSQQHALIIQQYKQNHGLSEEKTKQQ